Proteins encoded within one genomic window of Alteribacter populi:
- a CDS encoding peptidoglycan-binding protein: MTKLIALDAGHGKNTYPPSKGVPKMPEFSFNSAVVGYAKPLFEANGFDVLLTQPLDGNDVALRTRTNEANGKKADLFLSFHADYTSNKGARGHWGFYWHTSKNGKKLADIWHDEVAKVRGDNRRNNQASKPGAWTNFHVVRETNMPAVLMEHGFMSNAEDLALLLDDDYRRKCAEAACRAVCRYFGQPYKSVKPAPKTGVKDEVATPAPAKPKKPTPSSRATVRRGSRGADVRYVQQRLNTLGFNVGTADGIFGPKTEAGVKAFQKARGIGVDGIVGPQTYGELAKANPKPKPSLPNVVLRANRPYPSGANVRAVQESLASVHFYPEKGARNNGVDGVYGPKTADAVRRFQSVHGLTTDGVYGPKTRAKLAEVM, encoded by the coding sequence ATGACGAAATTAATCGCACTGGACGCAGGTCACGGAAAGAACACGTACCCGCCTTCGAAGGGTGTACCGAAGATGCCGGAGTTTTCGTTTAACTCGGCAGTTGTCGGATATGCAAAACCGCTCTTCGAGGCGAACGGGTTCGACGTTTTATTGACGCAGCCCTTGGACGGGAATGACGTTGCCCTCCGTACGCGTACGAACGAAGCAAACGGGAAGAAGGCGGATTTATTCCTCTCGTTTCACGCGGACTATACCAGTAACAAAGGTGCGCGCGGTCACTGGGGATTCTATTGGCACACGTCAAAAAACGGTAAGAAGCTAGCGGATATTTGGCACGATGAGGTCGCGAAGGTACGCGGGGACAACCGCCGCAATAATCAAGCGTCAAAGCCGGGCGCATGGACGAATTTCCACGTTGTCCGCGAAACGAATATGCCGGCGGTGCTAATGGAGCACGGATTTATGTCCAACGCTGAGGACTTAGCGTTGTTACTCGATGATGATTACCGACGCAAGTGTGCGGAAGCTGCGTGCCGAGCGGTGTGTCGTTACTTCGGACAGCCGTATAAATCCGTTAAACCTGCGCCTAAAACGGGAGTAAAGGACGAGGTAGCCACGCCGGCACCGGCAAAGCCGAAAAAGCCTACGCCATCATCTCGCGCAACCGTCCGGCGGGGATCTCGCGGAGCAGACGTTCGATACGTGCAACAACGGTTAAACACGCTAGGATTCAACGTAGGTACCGCGGATGGTATATTCGGTCCTAAAACGGAAGCAGGCGTCAAGGCGTTTCAAAAGGCGCGCGGAATCGGAGTGGACGGAATAGTAGGTCCGCAAACGTACGGCGAGTTAGCTAAAGCAAACCCGAAGCCAAAGCCGAGTTTACCGAACGTTGTCTTACGCGCGAACCGACCGTACCCAAGCGGTGCTAATGTGCGCGCCGTACAGGAGTCATTAGCTTCCGTTCATTTCTACCCGGAAAAAGGTGCGAGAAATAACGGAGTAGACGGAGTGTACGGACCTAAGACAGCGGACGCCGTACGTCGATTCCAATCGGTTCACGGCTTGACTACGGATGGCGTGTACGGACCTAAGACACGCGCAAAATTAGCGGAGGTGATGTAG